The genomic segment TTGAGTTCACAGCGACCAGCCGGTCACGGCGCAGGGCGCTCCTGCCGCAACGCAAGAGGCGCTTGGGCGTCTGCGGTTGCGATCAGGTACGCGTCTTGCTTTGCTGTTGGGTGTGGCAGCGCCGCGGCGGCCAGCCATGCCTGCAAGCACGATGCGCTCCGCTGGCAGCTGACCGGTGGCACGATGCCGGAGCGTCGCCGCGCCACGGGGTCCCTGGAATGGACATTGGCTCGTGCCGAACGCTGCATGCCAGGAGTGAGCGACGAGGTTCTTCAAGACTCGGGAGGAACGACATGGGAAGCGGGATACCGGTAGCGATCTTCAAGGTGGATGCCGAGCCGGCGGTCGAACTGCCGCTGCTGCGCTCGACGCAGGGCAGCACCTGCCTGGACATTCGCAGTCTCGGCGCCACCAGCGGCTGCTTCGCGTACGATTCCGGCTACGGCTCGACTGCCTGTTGCCGGTCGAGGATCAGCACGGTCGACGCCGAGAGCGGCGACGTTCTCTATCGTGGCTACCCGGTCGAGCAACTGGCCGAGCAGTGTGACTACCTCGAGGTCGCCTACCTGTTGCGCAGCGGCGAGCTGCCCGACTTGCGGCAACGTGCCTCCTTCGCTGCGGCGATCGGGCGTCAGGCGGCGCTGCACGAGCAGATGGTGAAGCTCTATGAGGGCTTTCGCCGCGACGCCCGGCCGATGGCGGTGATGGTCGGTGTCGTCGGCGCCCTGTCGGCATTCGATCACGCCGCCGGCGAGTTCAACGCGCCCGAGCAGCGACAGCTTCGCTTCGAGCAGGTCATCGCCCGGCTGCCGACCATCGTCGCCATGGCCTACAAGTATTCGATCGGACAGCCGTTCATGAAGCCGCGCCGGGACCTTTCCTACGCTGCGAACTTCCTCTACATGCTGTTCGCGACGCCGCGCGAGGAGTACGTCCCCAATCCCGTGCTCGTCCGCGCCGTCGACCGGATGCTGACGCTGCACGCCGACTGTGGACTGGATGCCGCGAGTGCGACGGTGCGCATGGCCGGTTCGTCGGGGGCCAACCCCTACGCCTGCCTGTCGGCAGGGATCGCCTGTCTGTCGGGAAAGGCACTTGGCGGATCCGGCGAAGCGTGCCTGGCGATGCTCGCCGGCATCGGTGACGCCGCCCGCGCCGGCGAGCTCGTCGCGCGGGCGCGCGAATTGCCCGCAGGCGCACGATTGCCCGGCTTCGGCGGCGGCGTTTGCGGAGCGGAGGACCCGCGCCTGCCGGTGATGCGCGAGACCTGCCACGAAGTCCTGCGGGAGACCGGTCTGGCGGACGGTCGTTTCGGCAGGCTGGTGCGGGCGATCGAAGGTGTCGCACTCGAGGATCGCGTTCTTGCCGAGCGCAGGCTGCAGCCGGACACGGAGTTCTACTGCACGGTCGCGCAGCATGCACTCGGAGTTCCGTCATCGATGTTCGCCTGCACCCAGGCGATGGCACGGGCTGCAGGCTGGATGGCGCATTGGGAAGAGATGCTGACCGATCCGGAGTACCGCATCGCGCGTCCACGACAGCTCTACACCGGACCGTTGCGGCGGCCGCTGGCGGCGTCGCCGGCAGGCTGAACGCGTCGGCAGCGGCGGCGGCAGCCGCCCGCGTCGCCGGCAGCGAGACGACAATCGGCGGCTGCGCCAGCGGAGAAGCATCGTGGCCTGCCGGCTGACCGCTCGTTGACCGGGTGCAATCGGAAGTGCGACTGACGCCGGGGCGAGGTGGTTGGCGGTGGCATTCGGCACTAGACAATTGGGCGGAGGTGGGGTAAATAGTGATGGGTTACTTCACCTTGGAGCGAGACCCATGACAGAAAGGTGGTCGGAAATGGAGGGGCGACTCAAGCCGAGTCGGGGTTTGGAAGAGCGGTTTAGAGATCATCCCGAGCTCCAAGCCAAGATCGAGTCGTTGCTGGCGGTGGTCGAGAATGCGGCCGGCGATGTTGAGAAGGCGGCGGAGGCGGAGCGGCGGGTGACGGAGGAATTGCGGCAGTTGGGCAACGAAGCGTTGCACGGCTGGGCGCGACGGCAAGCGCAGCGGAAGGAAGAAGAGGTGGCGCAACAACCGGGCGTGCAGCGGAAGGAAAAAAAACGTCTATTGGCAGACCCGGTACGGACAGATCGAAGTAGCGGAGCAGGTCTTCCGGCAAGGGACGCGCGGGCCGGAGATCCGGCCATTCACGCGTTCGGCGGAGGTGGTCTGCCGGGGCTGCTCGGAGCCGCTGCAGCGAGCGATCGTTGATTTCGGGGCGGACGCGCCCGCGGCGCGCATTCCGCAGAAGCTGAAAGAGCACTACGGTATCGAGGTGTCCGCCAGTACGTGCTGGCCGATCGTCTTGCGGCATGCCGCGACGATCGACGAGCGCCCGAAAGCGGCGGCAAAAATCCCGGCACGAGACGGCGTAGAGCAGTTGATCGGCGAGATCGATGGGAGCATGATTCCCGTCGTGGAGACGGCCGAATCGGACGACCAGAGCGCGAAAGTGGACCGCCGCAAGACCCGCCGGGTGGGCTGGAGGGAAGCGCGTTTGAGTCTGGTCCATGCGCCGGGCTCCGTCACCCCGGTGTTCGGCGCCACCGTGGGCCCGCCCGACCAGGTCGGAGAGACGCTGTTGCGCACGGCGGTTCAGGCCGGACTGGGGCGTAAGACCAAGGTCCATGCGGTCAGCGACGGCGCCGCATGGATTGCGGATCAGGTGAGTGAGCAATTCGGACTGCAAGGCCACTTTCTCGTCGATTTCTACCATGTCTGTGACTACCTGACGGCCGCAGGGGACACGATCGCCGGCACGGCGGCGAGGGCTTGGCTGGAAACGCAGAAGGATCGGCTGAAACAGAACCGCCTCCAGGACGTCGTCGAGGAACTGCAGCGATTCGTCGAGGACGACACCGTTCCCGATGCCAACGCCCCGGTGCGCGCGGCGCATCGCTATCTCACCAATCGCCCGGGACAGTTCAACTATCAAGACGCGCTCGTGGCCGGGCTGCCAATAGGGTCCGGCGAAATCGAAAGCGCACACCGTTACGTCATCCAGGACCGTCTCAAGCGGGCCGGCGCTTGGTGGAAACTGAAAAACGCCAAGCACATGCTGGCGCTGCGTGTCTGCCGCGCCAACCAGGAGTGGGACCGCTATTGGCAGTCCACACGTCAACAGGCCGCCTGATCCACAGTCGCACTTCCGATTGCACCCTCGTTGACCAGCAGACCGCTCCCGGCGCATAATCCGTGACAGTTGCAGGGTGTCCGTTGCGTCGTCCTGTGGTGGTCGCCGGGGAATGGCCATGCGTCGTTGCAGTCGCTGGATCTGGCTGGTTCTGATCGTCCTCTCGGCGCTACCGGTCAGGGCTGCGAGCCTCGCCGAAGGGTTTTCCCGCCTGCCGGCAGGCGCCGTCGTTCTGCTGATGCCGCTGGACATCGAGCTCTTCTCGGTCAGCGCCGGTGGAATTCTCGAACCGCAGGCCGAGTGGACCGAAAGAGCGCACGCAAACCTCAGGCAGGCCTTCCTGACCCGCAGCAGCGCGCTGAAGATCAACTTCATGCCGCTGCCGGGCGAGGTCGATGAAGTCGTCGAGCGGCTGAACCGCCTGCATGGCGCGGTCGGCCAAGCGATCGCCCTGCACCACCAAGGTGGCTTCGCGCTACCGAGCAAGGAGGGCAGGCTCGACTGGTCGCTCGGCGAGGAGGCGGCGCTGATGCGCGAGCGCACGGGCGCCGACTACGCGCTCTTCGCCTTCGTTCGTGACAGTTACGCGAGCAGTGAACGGGTCGCCATGATGGTCGTCGGTCTCCTGCTCGGCGTCGGCCTCGGCGGTGGCATGCAGGTGGGCTACGCTTCGCTGGTCGATCTCTCGACCGGACGGGTCGTCTGGTTCAACACCCTGCTGCGCGCTTCCGGCGACCTCCGCGACCCGGAAAAGGCACGCGAATCGTGCGACGCGCTGCTCGACAAGTTCCCGGAGTAGGATCCGTGGAGCGACGTCGGTTCGTCACTGGTTGCGCCTGCTGCGGGCTACTGGCCAGCGCATCGACGCTGCTGGTGGCCGGCCAGGCTGTGTTGCCGGCACGCCTCGACCGGCCAGAGCCAGGCAGCGACGAGGGCGGGCTCTGGTCGCTGCTGACGCGCGAAGAGGAACGCTTGCAGCGAAGCCGCTTCCTGCTGCGCGACGAAGCCCTCAACGCCTACGTGTCCGGACTCGCTTGCCGTCTGGCCGGCGAGCATTGCCCGGATGTCCGCGTGTATATCGTTCGCTCGCCCTTTTTCAAGGCGATTTCCGCAAGACGTCATACCAGCGGCCATGGTGGCAGGCTTGTCTGATTAGATATGGTCTCTTGCTCATAGTGTTGTATGCGATACTTCGAGTCAGTTCTCAGATTGTTGGAGTCACTGATGAAGGTCGCCATGGTAAGTGAAGGGGGGGTTTCTCTTGAAGCCAGTCATGTGGAAGACATCCGGCTTGCGTCGAGCAAGATGACGGGATCGGAGCGCCGGGCGTTTCAGGCGGAGATGGCGGTGAAGTACTGTAGCGGCAGCGCTCGGTGCGCAGAGGAGGTTTTCGGCTGGAGTCGGGAGGCTGTTCGGCTTGGTCTGAACGAGAAACGCACCGGGATCGTTTGTGTGGGGCATCACGCGTTCTGTGGTGCGAAGTTGTGGGAGCAGAAACACCCGGAGGTGGCGGAAGCGCTGTGGAGACTGGCGGAGAGTCATGCCCAGCAGGATCCGACTTTTCGCACGACCTTGTCGTTCACCCGCTTGACGGCGGAGGAGGCCCGCAAGCAGTTGCAAGCGCTGGGATTTGCCGACGAGGTGCTGCCGTCCCGAAGCTGCATGTCGGAAGTGTTGAACCGGAACGGGTACCGGCTGCGTCCGGTGCTCAAGGCCAAACCCCAAAAAAAGTCCCCGAAACCGACGCCATCTTCGCCAACATCCGGGAACATGACCGGGATTGCCAAGGCGCAGCGTTCATGCGCCTGAGCATGGACTGCAAGGCGACGGTGAATATTGGCGACTACTCGCGCGGTGGCAAGACGCGGGGTGACAACCAGGCGGCAGACCACGACATGGGGTGCCAAGAGAAGCACACCCCATTTGGTGTCGTCAACGAAGACAGTGGCTCCCTTCATCTGTCCTTCGGAAGTTCGGCGAAGACCAGCGATTTCATCATCGACAGCCTGTACGCCTGGTGGGCATGTCAAGACCCCGATGCGTGTGCGCGCGTCACCCACATCCAGATCAAGGCCGACAACGGGCCCGAGAGCAATGGTCGGCGCACGCAGTTTCTCAAGCGCATGGTCGAGTTCGCCGACCACATCGACAAGTCCATTCGCCTCCTCTACTATCCGCCGTACCACAGCAAATACAATCCCGTGGAGCGCTGCTGGGGAATCCTCGAGAAGCACTGGAACGGCGCCAAGCTCACCGATACCGAAACAATGTTGGCGTGGGCGAAAAGCATGACCTGGAAAGGCATCCATCCCGTCGTCCAACTGAGCCGGACCACCTATGAAAAAGGAGTCACCGTGGCCAAGGTTGCCATGCAGGCTGTTGAGTCCCGACTGGCAAGAAACCCGCTCCTGCCCAAGTGGGACATCCTGATCCGGCCAGCTTCCACGGTATGACTATTCGCGGCAATCACCCAACGCCTCGATGGCGCCCAACGGCATGTTGCAGGTGTGGACCGGCCTGCTGCTGCGGATGGACAACGAAGCGCAACTGGCGGCCGTTCTCGGTCACGAGATCGGTCACTACGTGGGCCGCCACAGCCTCGAGCAGTTGCGCGACGCCAAGTCGCGCACCGCTCTCGGCCAGTTTCTCGGCATGGCGTTCGGTGCCGCCGGTGTCGGCGCGGCCGGTTCGATCGCGCAGCTGGCCCTGCTCGCCGGCATGTTTGCCTACTCGCGCGAGCACGAACATGAGGCGGATCGCATCGGGCAGGAACTCGTCGCCGCCGCCGGCTACCCGCCGATCGAAGCGGCGAAGGTCTGGCAACAACTGGTTGCCGAACTCAAGGCGGAGGCGGAGTGGTCGGGGGACGCCGGTAGCCGCAGCATCTTCTTCGCCAGCCACCCGGATCCGGAGGAACGCAGCCAGGTGATGGCGAGTCGGGCAGCGAAGATGAACGGTGACCGCGGCGACGTGGCGAGCGCCCCCTACGCACGGCAGATCCGTGGCCACCGCCGGCAGTGGCTGGAAGACGAGCTACGACGGCGCAAGGCGGGCGAAACGATTGCACTCTGCGAGCGCTTGCTGCGACAGTCCGATGACGGCGAAACCCGTTTCTTCCTTGGCGAGGCCTACCGGCTGCGCGCCGGCGACGGCGACGGAGCGCGAGCGCTCGCCGAGTACGCGCTTGCCGGGTCACGCAGCGACTGCCCGCCGGAGATGTACCGTTCGCGTGGCCTGTTGCAGCGGCAGGCTGGCGAGACGGCTGCAGCGAGCGCTTCGTTCAGCCGCTACCTTGCGCTGCGCCCCGCGGCCGACGACGCCGAAATGATCCGCAGCTATCTGCAGGAGGGACGCTGAGATGTCACGCTGGCTGCTGCTTCTGCTGCTGACGCTCCTCGCGGGCTGTGCCGGCATGGCGAAGGTCGGTCCGGGCGAGGTGACCGTGCGCGACTCGCTCGCGGTGACCCTGGATGGCGCCTGGAACCAATATGCGATCGGCCTGACGCGCAAGAGCGAAGTGTGGACCCTCGACGGTCTGCCGCTGGACCGTCTCGTCTTCTTCGTCGGCATCGCCGACGGTGAGGCGCTGGCCGAACTGGCGCAGCGCAAGGACCGTCAGATCCCGAAGTTCCGGGCAAGCATGCGGGCGCACGAGGTCGTCGAGATGTACGAGGTCTTCGCCACCCACGACGGCAGCTCGTTCCAGCGCCTGAAGCTGGCGCCGGCTCCCTTCGCCGGTGGCGACGGCTTCCGCTTCGAGTTCTCGCGTGTGCGCAAGGCGGATGAGCTCGAGATGCGCGGCATCGGTTACGGTGCGGTCCGCGCTGGCAAGCTGTATCTGCTGATATTCGAGGCGGCGCGCAGCCATTACTATGCGCGCAACGTCGGACGCTTCGAAGCGGTGGTCCAGTCGGTGCGTATCCGTGGCTGAAGCGCCGCCCTGACATTCGCAGCCGCGTCGGCAATACACCGGAGCGGACGGTGCGGCATCGTGACTACTGGGAGAATGGCCTTGCGCATCGTCGTCGCTCCGGATTCCTTCAAGGGCAGCCTGCCGGCGAGCGACGTCGCTGTGGCGATGGAGCGCGGCATTCGGCTGGTGTTTCCCGCTGCCGATGTGCGAGCGGTTCCGATCGCCGATGGCGGGGAGGGTACGGTCGCCGCGCTGGTCGCCGCCACCGGCGGTACGCTTCGCCAGACACGCGTCAGCGGGCCGCTGCACGAGCCGGTACGGGCGCAATGGGGCGTACTCGGCGATGGAAAGACGGCGGTCATCGAGATGGCGGCGGCATCGGGGCTCACCCTGTTGGCGCCCGGGCAGCGTGATCCGTGCCTGACGACGACCTTCGGCACCGGCGAACTGATCCGCGCCGCACTCGACTGCGGACTGCGCCGAATCATCATCGGGCTCGGTGGCAGCGCGACCAACGATGGTGGAGCCGGCATGGCACGCGCCCTCGGGGCGCGCTTCAGCGATGCGGCTGGCCGCGAGTTGCCAGACGGCGGCGCGGCACTGGCGCGTCTCGAGCGGGTCGACATCGGTGGCCTCGACCGAAGATTGCAGGAAGCCGAGATCATCGTCGCCTGCGACGTCGACAACCCGCTCTGCGGGCCGCGCGGCGCCGCGGCCACCTTCGCCCCGCAGAAGGGAGCGAGTGCCGCGGCCGTCGCCGTGCTCGACTCGGCTCTCGATCGCTACGCCGAGCAGCTTCGCCGGGCAACCGGTCGCGACGTCGCCGGATTGGCGGGTGCCGGAGCCGCCGGCGGACTCGGTGCCGGGCTACTCTTCTTCACGCCGGCGAAACTCCGGCCGGGAGTCGAGATCGTCCTCGAAGCGGTGGGCTTCGCCGAGATCGTAAGGCAAGCCGATTTCGTGGTCACCGGCGAGGGCCGAACGGACTTCCAGACGGCCTTCGGCAAGGCACCGGTCGGCGTCGCCAAGCTCGCGAAGCGATTCGGCGTTCCGGTCTTCTGCCTCTCGGGTGCTCTCGGCAAAGGTGCGGACGATGTCCTGGCCCTGGGAATCGACGCGACGATGAGCATCTGCGAGCGGCCGATGCCACTTGACGAATCCATGCGAATGGCGGGGCCGCTGATCGAATCGGCGACGGCCCGCCTGTGCCGCATCATCCGCGCCAGCCGGTGCGGCCGCGTGAGCGCCTGAAGGCGGCGCGGCGAAGGCCGGCGGCGGCTTGGCTCAGCGCGGCAACTGGCGGCGCCGAGGGCGGCGGATCATCCGAAGTGGCAGACGTAATCCAGGGTTTCGAGGGTCTCGATGTCGAAACTCGAGTTGCCGGGCACCACGAAGCGCTCACCACCCGAGTAGCTGCGCCACTCGCTCTCGCCCGCGAGCCGGATGCGGCAGCGGCCAGCATTGAGTTCCATCACCTCGGACACGGCGGTGTTGAAGGTCAACGACGAGGGGAAGATGACACCGATCGTCTTCCGCGTGCCGTCCGCGAACAGCAGCGTATGGCTCACGCACTTGCCGTCGAAATAGATGTTGGCCTTCTTGACCACCGAGACGTTGTCGAACTGCGACATGGTTTTCCTTTCGATTCTCAGGCAGGCAGCGACAACGGCAACGCCAGGCCCTCCGCCGGATCCCTGATCGCCGATGCGTGCTGCGCCAGCAGCTTCTGTTCCGCACGGTCCGCCGGCGCTTGGCGGCCCCGGCGAGCAGGCGCATTCTGCCACATCAGGGAAGCTGACGGGAGGAGAAGCAGGCCAGCGAAGTGGTCGATCCCGCTTCCTCGATCCGACGTGCAGACGGACCTGTGCTGACCTCCGGCCGCTGGGGACGCATCGTCCGGGCGGCTCGGGCCGCGGGTCGCCACCTGGCGTCCTCACCACCCGCAGGCGGGTCCGGCCGCACTGGGGTCACTGCCCGTCGATTCATGGATCTCGTCGGGCGGTCGCTCGGAATCCTTGCCGGCGTCGGAAGGCTCGCTATCGATGCAGAAGCTAGCGACTAGGTGCAAAGCCTTGCCGTTAAAGGCGGTGAAAAATGCGAAGGCCCGCAATGGGCACAACTATGGGCACACTTCTTTAGGTTGTCCCCCTGTGCGACGCCGGCCGACAGGTTTTCAGCCCGGCCTGGTCGGCGATCACTTGCTCGCGAGAGATTCGCAAATCCCCGCTTGGCGAAAACCAAGTGACAGGCCGGCCAGCGTCGGCAGCCTACTTCGTGACAGTCCCAATCCTCCGGCGCTTGCACAGGTCGGGACCGTTACGCAGTAACCGTGCGCGTCTCGGTTTGGCTATCTGTCGTTTCCGACAGATGCGACCCGTCAATAGCCTGGATCGCGGCCCGACGACAGCCAGCAATACCGCAGCCAGGCTACCTAATCGCGCCAAGGGCAGCGATCTGCCCGGAGTCAGATGAATGATGCGCGACAGTAGCCCGCTAGATTCTCCAGGCGGAAAATCTGGTCTTCCTCGTTGCGCCCGGTCTTGGGGAAGAACCTGACTGTCATGAAGCGACCGTCATCATTCTGTGTCAGCATCAAAGGCACGCCGTACAGCTTGTGTTCGGCGAGAATCTTGTCCACCGTAGCATCGCCGTTGAGGATGTGCCTACCCTTGATTTCCACTAGGAGCAGTCTACTATCCGGCCCAGGGCCAGCCACCTTGACGGCGAAATCGGGGAAATAGCGGTCGCCGCTGGGCATCACGATGCAGATAGACCACGGCTTGCGCGGTTCGTTGCGGAACCAGTAGTCGACCGTGCCGGTGGTGTCGGCGTCGAGCAGGTCGGCGAACGCCCGTTCCGGCCCGTTCAGATCTTGCGGCATGACGCCATAGACATTGCGGCGCGACCGCTGCGCGCCAGCCTGCGTTTCGACAAACTCCGGCAATGGTGCCGTATCGAAAACCTCCTTGAAGCGGGCCGCGCAGGTACGCGCCGCCACCCGGATCAAGTGGGGACAGGTGGCCATGATGCGGTTCAAGGCACGTTCCAGCCCCGTGTGGTCGACGTCGATCCCACGGTGGCCAAACTCGCTTTTCAACCGCGTCAGGAGCGCATCGTGTAGATCCCGTGGATCGACATAGCCGGCGTCGAACAACACGCTTTGCGCCCGTCGCGCGATTTCGTCGTCGGACAGGCGAGCCTGCAGCGACTCTGTTTCCTCGCTGCCCTCGAACACGTCAACGATTCGCCGAGTCACCTTCACCGACTGACGCAAGCCGGCTTGAAAGACCTGATGGTCAATGGCGATGCTGGCAGCGATGCAGGTCAACAGATCGCCGGTTGACAGCGGCAGACGCTCAGCGCGATGGACGCGCGGCACACCGTTGCGAACGGGAAAGCGCCGATTGCCCGAGAGCAGCGGGCTCCTGCGGGGTGTGTCCGGCGATTGCGGTGCGGTTTCCGGTGGCGTCAGCACCAGATGCGTCAAAATCCCGGTCGGCTGCCAGCTCGGTGGTGCAGCCACATGCGCCCCAGCGTTGCCGCTGCCCGCGTCCGCTACAGACCAAGCGGGCGGCGTGTAGGGCACCGACAGCAATTGCGCCTGGCCATTGTGCGTGACCTGAATTTCGTTGCGTCCGGCCACCTTCACCACCATCGTGAACGGGCAAACTTGGGATAGCTCGCTCTGGATCGCGTTGATTTTCTCGCCGGCATGCACCAGCCCGCTCTGATTCGCCGCATCGGCCAGAAACACATAGCCGTAGCGCAGCAGCTCGGGCAGCTTCTGTTCCAGCGTCGGCCCCTGCAACCGGCCATGCACGCGCAGGATGCGACCGACCACCTGAATGCCGAAATCCGTGTCCTTCGCCCCGCGCATCGACACCAGCGTGAAGGCGCGCGGCGCGTCGAAACCCAGCGCAACGGCTACCTTGAAAATCAGCACTTCCTTCTGTTCGTCGATAGCGACCGCCAACAGATCGTCGTTCGGGTCGTCCGCCGTGTACCAGGCGATTTTCGATTCCGGCACGCTCAAAGCGGCCAGCAGGGTCCGCGCTTCTTGGACCGCCGCGTTGCTGTTCCCCACCTGCACCAGCATCAGCGGCACCAGGCCAATGCCGGCAGCCTGCAAACCCTGCTTGATGGCCCCGTGCATGCCCCAGCCATCGGCCAGCGCGGTCGCCGGAAAGTCCACCAGTTCTTTCTGATCGTCCGCCGCCAGATAGGCGATGGACTTGATGCCGTCCTTGATCAGCCCCGCATCCACCGCCTCCTTGCGGCTGACGCAGACGCGGTGCAAGTGCCCAATACCCGCCGCCTTCTTGAACTTGTCCACGTCCTGATCGTCGGGCGTGGCGGTAATCATCAGCGTGAAGTCCGGCCGCATGGTCTCGCGGTAGAAGCGCACGGCCTCTGCCGCTCGCGTGAAACCATGGTGCGCCTCGTCCACCACGACTCCGATGCGGAAACCTTCCGCACGCAGTTCGCCAATCAAGTCGTCCAGCGCCACCACAGAGTCGCCGCTGCTGCGAATCTTGCGCGTTTCCTTGTTCGTGGCCGCCACCGAGGCCCAGGTGGTGACAAACACGTCACCGCTCTTGATGCCGCGTGTCTTGCGGTCGCCTTGCAGGTTACGCACGCGCAGGCCGACGAAGGTGGATTTGATCGCCCCCTTGGCCTGCTCGACCAGTCCGGCGAAGGGGGTGAACCAGAACCAGACGATGCGCGCATTGGCATCCCAGTCGGGTGCCGAAAAGGTCTCGGCGATCATCCCCGCCATCAGCGTCTTGCCCGAACCAGTTGGCGCTTCCAGCAGCAGGCAGCCGTTGAAGGCCGTCGCTGCTGCGCGGCTGGGTTCATCCTCTGCCTGGCGCAACTGACTTTCGGCGTAGCGGAAGATCTCCAGCGCGTTGGTCACCGCCTCACGCTGATACCCTTTGGGTGCTGGCGCGCTCATGGCCGCCCCACCGCCGAGGAACGAGCGCCGAAGCGATTGACCAAGAAGGCAGGAATCGGCTCGAAGGCCAGGCGCGGATCGGTCAGCCGTTGCGCCAGCAAGGCCGGCTGCCACGAGTACACCACCGCCTGCCCGGCGGCGTGAATCGAACTTTGTAGCGCTTCGAGTACCGCGTCCGTCAGCTTGGGCAGATAGATCACCAAGCCGCGCTGCCCTTCCGCAGACTGGATCGGCAATGCGTCTTGATAGGGCGCTAGCGCCACGTCGTGAATCATCTGAAGCGCCGTCCACACCTGTGCGTGCTGGATGCCACGAAACACCGTCGCCGCCGGAATCCGCCGGCAGCGCAGATAGGCGAATCCGCCGCCCAGCCCGGCTACCGCTTGCCCCTTCTTGTTGTCGTAACCGGCGATCACGCGCCGCACGCGCTCGGCGCAGACGTCCCGACAGAGGTTCTTGTCTGGCGCATCGGACGTGG from the Accumulibacter sp. genome contains:
- the gltA gene encoding citrate synthase gives rise to the protein MGSGIPVAIFKVDAEPAVELPLLRSTQGSTCLDIRSLGATSGCFAYDSGYGSTACCRSRISTVDAESGDVLYRGYPVEQLAEQCDYLEVAYLLRSGELPDLRQRASFAAAIGRQAALHEQMVKLYEGFRRDARPMAVMVGVVGALSAFDHAAGEFNAPEQRQLRFEQVIARLPTIVAMAYKYSIGQPFMKPRRDLSYAANFLYMLFATPREEYVPNPVLVRAVDRMLTLHADCGLDAASATVRMAGSSGANPYACLSAGIACLSGKALGGSGEACLAMLAGIGDAARAGELVARARELPAGARLPGFGGGVCGAEDPRLPVMRETCHEVLRETGLADGRFGRLVRAIEGVALEDRVLAERRLQPDTEFYCTVAQHALGVPSSMFACTQAMARAAGWMAHWEEMLTDPEYRIARPRQLYTGPLRRPLAASPAG
- a CDS encoding ISKra4 family transposase, which encodes MVCRGCSEPLQRAIVDFGADAPAARIPQKLKEHYGIEVSASTCWPIVLRHAATIDERPKAAAKIPARDGVEQLIGEIDGSMIPVVETAESDDQSAKVDRRKTRRVGWREARLSLVHAPGSVTPVFGATVGPPDQVGETLLRTAVQAGLGRKTKVHAVSDGAAWIADQVSEQFGLQGHFLVDFYHVCDYLTAAGDTIAGTAARAWLETQKDRLKQNRLQDVVEELQRFVEDDTVPDANAPVRAAHRYLTNRPGQFNYQDALVAGLPIGSGEIESAHRYVIQDRLKRAGAWWKLKNAKHMLALRVCRANQEWDRYWQSTRQQAA
- a CDS encoding glycerate kinase; the protein is MRIVVAPDSFKGSLPASDVAVAMERGIRLVFPAADVRAVPIADGGEGTVAALVAATGGTLRQTRVSGPLHEPVRAQWGVLGDGKTAVIEMAAASGLTLLAPGQRDPCLTTTFGTGELIRAALDCGLRRIIIGLGGSATNDGGAGMARALGARFSDAAGRELPDGGAALARLERVDIGGLDRRLQEAEIIVACDVDNPLCGPRGAAATFAPQKGASAAAVAVLDSALDRYAEQLRRATGRDVAGLAGAGAAGGLGAGLLFFTPAKLRPGVEIVLEAVGFAEIVRQADFVVTGEGRTDFQTAFGKAPVGVAKLAKRFGVPVFCLSGALGKGADDVLALGIDATMSICERPMPLDESMRMAGPLIESATARLCRIIRASRCGRVSA
- a CDS encoding pyrimidine/purine nucleoside phosphorylase, producing the protein MSQFDNVSVVKKANIYFDGKCVSHTLLFADGTRKTIGVIFPSSLTFNTAVSEVMELNAGRCRIRLAGESEWRSYSGGERFVVPGNSSFDIETLETLDYVCHFG
- a CDS encoding DEAD/DEAH box helicase produces the protein MSAPAPKGYQREAVTNALEIFRYAESQLRQAEDEPSRAAATAFNGCLLLEAPTGSGKTLMAGMIAETFSAPDWDANARIVWFWFTPFAGLVEQAKGAIKSTFVGLRVRNLQGDRKTRGIKSGDVFVTTWASVAATNKETRKIRSSGDSVVALDDLIGELRAEGFRIGVVVDEAHHGFTRAAEAVRFYRETMRPDFTLMITATPDDQDVDKFKKAAGIGHLHRVCVSRKEAVDAGLIKDGIKSIAYLAADDQKELVDFPATALADGWGMHGAIKQGLQAAGIGLVPLMLVQVGNSNAAVQEARTLLAALSVPESKIAWYTADDPNDDLLAVAIDEQKEVLIFKVAVALGFDAPRAFTLVSMRGAKDTDFGIQVVGRILRVHGRLQGPTLEQKLPELLRYGYVFLADAANQSGLVHAGEKINAIQSELSQVCPFTMVVKVAGRNEIQVTHNGQAQLLSVPYTPPAWSVADAGSGNAGAHVAAPPSWQPTGILTHLVLTPPETAPQSPDTPRRSPLLSGNRRFPVRNGVPRVHRAERLPLSTGDLLTCIAASIAIDHQVFQAGLRQSVKVTRRIVDVFEGSEETESLQARLSDDEIARRAQSVLFDAGYVDPRDLHDALLTRLKSEFGHRGIDVDHTGLERALNRIMATCPHLIRVAARTCAARFKEVFDTAPLPEFVETQAGAQRSRRNVYGVMPQDLNGPERAFADLLDADTTGTVDYWFRNEPRKPWSICIVMPSGDRYFPDFAVKVAGPGPDSRLLLVEIKGRHILNGDATVDKILAEHKLYGVPLMLTQNDDGRFMTVRFFPKTGRNEEDQIFRLENLAGYCRASFI